The Streptomyces capitiformicae genome contains the following window.
GCGGCGGAGACGACGAGGCCGGAGGAGAGGCCGCCGGTGGCGCCGGCGATGGCGATGGAGACGTCGACCATGCCCTGGGTCTTGGCGCGGGTGGCCAGCGGCACGGCGTCGGTGATCATCGCGGTGCCGGAGACGAGGCCGAGGTTCCAGCCCAGCCCAAGGAGGGCGAGCGCCAAAGCCAGCAAGGTGACGGAGTCCGCGGGCGCCGCGGCGGCGGTGATTCCGGCGGCGAGGAGGGTGAGGCCGGAGGCGGCGGCGATCACGGTGCGGCCGTACGCGTCGACGAGCCAGCCGGTGAGTGGCGAGGGCAGGTACATGGCGCCGACGTGGATGGCGATGACGAGGCCGGACGCGGCGGTGCCGTGGCCGTGGTCGTGCATGTGGACGGGGGTCATCGTCATGATCGCGACCATGACGAGCTGGGTGAGGATCATCGTCAGCGCGCCCGGTATCAGCCCCGGCCCACGAGTCCTCGCCGCGGTGTTCTCCGTCCGCTGCTGGAGGTCGAGGCTGCGGGCGAGCAGCAGGGGGTCGGGGCGCAGCCACACGGCGAGGACGAGGGCGGCCAGCGCGTAGGCGGTGCCGGAGAGCAGGAATGGCCCGGCCAGGGTGGGGATGCCGAGGGTGTCCGCGAGGTCGCCGGTGGGTGCGGCGAGGTTGGGGCCGACGACGCCGCCGAGGGTGGTGGCGACCAGGACGGTGGAGACGGCGCGGGCGCGGTGGGCGGGCGCGGCGAGGTCGGCTCCGGCGTACCGGGCCTGGAGGTTGGTGGCGGTTCCGGCGCCGTAGACGAACAGGGCGATGAAGAGCAGTACGGCGTTGTCGGCGACGGCGGCGGCGATGACGCCCGCGCTGCCGACGGCGCCGGTCAGATATCCCGCGGCCAGGCCCGGTCGGCGGCCCCTGGACTGGGAGATGCGGCCGATGGTGACGGCGGCGAGGGCCGAGCCGGCGGTGAACAGGGCGCTGGGCAGCCCCGCGAGGTCGGTGGAGCCGAGCATGTCCTGGGCGAGCAGGGCTCCGACGGTGATGCCGGCCGCGAGCCCCGCCCCGCTCAGGATCTGGCTGGTGACCAGGACGGCGAGGACGCGACGCTGCGCCTCGGGTCGCGGGGACATACCGGCGGTGGTGTCCGGGGCGGTGCTTGTCACAAGCGTGTTCTCCCTATGGCTACAGGCGTCGGGCGTCTACGACATGGCTACAGATTGTCTACGCCCAGATAGCCGTCGATACGGCGTACGTGCCCACTGTCCGGGTCCGGCGGAAGCGCGTGGCCGAGGTCTCTCGCGCGGACTTCGCTGATCCACTGGTCGTGCTGGTACTCGTGGTTGACGAGCGTGGTGAGCAAGTGGGCGGCCACGATGGTGAGTTGGGTGGCGGCGCCGACCCGGCCGGCGGCGATGTCGCCGATGCGGGCGTGCACGCGTTCGGCGACCGTGGTGCGGAAGTCGGTGAGGCGTCGGATCGTGGGCAGGGTCCCGCGGAACTGCTCGGGGTTCTCCGAATCCATCAAGCCGTCCAGCTCGGGGTCCGGGCTGGGCTCGGCCGCGGTGAGGTTGCGGATCACGAAGTGGGCGACGTGCGCCTGGTGCCCCAGGTGCCGGCCGATGGCGCTGGAGTTCTCGCGCGGGCGCCATAGGGCATCGGCGAGATCGGCATCGTGGGCGTCGCGGCGGCCATTGCCAACGCGGTCTGGCACGCGACCGGCGTCCGCCACCGCCACCTGCCCATCCGGCCCGACCGAATCCTGATGGCAGGCGGCCATGCTTGATCTCGCCGCCGAGTTGAGCGGATGGGCCGAGCGGGGCCGGGATTTCGCCGTCGCCACCGTCGTGCGGGTCGGCGGCAGCGCCCCGCGCCCTCCCGGCGCCGCCCTCGCCGTCTCCGATGACGGAACGGCCATCGGCTCGGTCTCCGGCGGCTGCGTCGAAGGCGCGGTCCACGACGCCTGCGCCAGGCCCTCAAGGACGACGTCACCGTGCTCGAACGCTTCGGCTACAGCGACGACGACGCCTTCGCGGTCGGCCTGACCTGCGGAGGCACCATCGAGGTCCTCGTCACGCCGGTACGCGCCCACACGCCGGACGGCAAGACGGTCGGCTCGGCACTGTCGTACGCGGCCCTTGACGAGGCGGTGGCACTCGCCAGGGTGATCCGCGGCCCGGGCGAACTCCTCGGCAGGCTCCTGCTCGTGCATCCCGACGGAGCGTACGAAGGCGCCCTCGGCGGCCACCCGGACCTGGACCGGACGGCCGCGGCCGAGACCCGGGCCATGCTGGAGGCGGGCCGCACCGGCAACGTCGAACTCTCCGAAGACGGCTCACACTGCACCGGCGGCCTCACGCTCTTCGTCGAGACGTGCGTACCACCACCCCGCGTGATCGTCTTCGGCGCGATCGACTTCGCGGCGGCACTGGTACGGGCCGGCAAGTTCCTCGGCTACCACGTCACCGTGTGCGACGCCGGCCCTGTCTTCGCCACCCGGGCCCGCTTCCCCGAGGCCGACGACATCGTGATCGACTGGCCGCACCAATATCTGGAGCGGACGGCGACCGATGAGCGCACCGTCCTGTGCGTCCTGACCCACGACGCCAAGTTCGACGTACCCCTGCTGACGGAGGCCCCGCGGCTGCCGGTCGCCTGCATCGGCGCGTTGGGCTCACGCCGCACCCACGCCGACCGGGAGCGACGGCTGCGCGAAGTGGACCTGCCCGAGCGGGAGTTGGCCCGTCTGCGCTCCCCCATCGGCCTCGATCTCGGCGCCCGTACGCCCGAGGAGACCGCCGTGTCCATCGCGGCGGAGATCATCGCGGCCCGCCAGGGCGGAACGGGCACGCCCCTGACCGGTTCACGCACCCCGATCCACCGGGACGGCGGCGAGCGGAGACCTTGAGAGACAGAGCCATGGCAGATACGAACGAGGCGAGAACCGCGCTCACCTGAGTCGACGCCAACGCGCGGATCGCCCGGGCGTAGGCTTCGTTCAGCATGGACACGGCGGGGGGCGGAGCACATGACGGTGGAGTCAACACAGAGGTGGGGGTCGACCCTCGATTCGGTCGTGGTGTACGCGCAGGGCGCGCTCTGCCGCCGCCTCGCCCGGGGGATGGTGCCGCCCGACGGCCGGGTACGGGTGACGGGACTGCCGCGCTCGCTGGACCCGGGCTCGCTGCGGGCCCGGGTCGTGGGCGCCCCCGGGGTCCGTGTCACCGAAGCCCGGGTGGAGGTCGAGGCCCAGCCGCTCGGCACCGGCACGCCCGACGAGTTGCGGCGCGAGGTCGAGCGGCTGGGCGACGAGTACGCGGCGGCGCAGGGACGCCGGGACCGGCAGCTGAGCCTGATCGAGGAAGTGAGGGCTCTCCACCCGGTCCCACCTGCCCGCAGGCGCGAGGATCCGCACCGCCGCACCCCGGTCGACGCATGGCTGGAGCTCGCCGACTTCGTCGACGAGCGGCTGACGGGACTGCACACCCGCCTCGTCGAGCTGGAGGATGCGCTGCACGACGTCGAGCACAAGCTCACCGTCGCCGCCGACAGGCTCGCCCGCGCCTCCACCGACGCACCGTCAGCACATGTGGAGACCACGGTCTGCGCGGTCCTGACCCTCGACGGCACCGGTGGCGCGAAGCCGGAGGTGGAGCTGGAGCTGGAGTACGGGGTGCCGGGCGCCGTCTGGGTGCCGACCTACCGCCTCACGCACCGTCAGGGCGACGGCAGTGGCCGTCTGGTGCTGCGTGCCTCGGTCGCCCAGCGGACCGGCGAGGACTGGACCGGCGTGCGCATTGCCCTGGCCACCGCCGATCTTCGGCGCCGCACCGACCTGCCGAGGCTCCGCTCGATCCGGATCGGACGCCGTCAACCCGCCCCCGCGCCCTCTGGCTGGCGCGAGCCTCCGGCAGGGCTCGCCGACCTGTTCACCGGGTACGAGGCA
Protein-coding sequences here:
- a CDS encoding MFS transporter translates to MTSTAPDTTAGMSPRPEAQRRVLAVLVTSQILSGAGLAAGITVGALLAQDMLGSTDLAGLPSALFTAGSALAAVTIGRISQSRGRRPGLAAGYLTGAVGSAGVIAAAVADNAVLLFIALFVYGAGTATNLQARYAGADLAAPAHRARAVSTVLVATTLGGVVGPNLAAPTGDLADTLGIPTLAGPFLLSGTAYALAALVLAVWLRPDPLLLARSLDLQQRTENTAARTRGPGLIPGALTMILTQLVMVAIMTMTPVHMHDHGHGTAASGLVIAIHVGAMYLPSPLTGWLVDAYGRTVIAAASGLTLLAAGITAAAAPADSVTLLALALALLGLGWNLGLVSGTAMITDAVPLATRAKTQGMVDVSIAIAGATGGLSSGLVVSAAGYPVLALTGGILALAVLPAIATTARSR
- a CDS encoding DinB family protein encodes the protein MPDRVGNGRRDAHDADLADALWRPRENSSAIGRHLGHQAHVAHFVIRNLTAAEPSPDPELDGLMDSENPEQFRGTLPTIRRLTDFRTTVAERVHARIGDIAAGRVGAATQLTIVAAHLLTTLVNHEYQHDQWISEVRARDLGHALPPDPDSGHVRRIDGYLGVDNL